One Salvelinus fontinalis isolate EN_2023a chromosome 27, ASM2944872v1, whole genome shotgun sequence genomic region harbors:
- the LOC129825029 gene encoding syntaxin-7-like — translation MAYQYGKVQDPNVLTQTIISNIQKITQQTSEIQRIVNQLGTTQDTTELRQQLQQKQQNVNHLAKETDRCVKEFGSLPVTTEQRQRKIQKDRLINDFSNALANFQKTQRQAAQKEKEFVARVRAESRVSGGFPDDSFGGNGNSFESGGQAQVQSQSQEVAITEEDLQLIQERETSIRQLESDITDINEIFKDLGMMVHEQGDMIDSIEANVETADLHVQNATQQLAQAADYQRKSRKKICILIVVLVVLAVVVGLIIWASVKG, via the exons ATGGCCTACCAGTACGGAAAAGTGCAGGACCCAAATGTGCTTACTCAGACGATAATCTCCAACATCCAGAAGATAACACAACAAA CATCTGAAATACAGAGAATTGTGAATCAGTTGGGAACAACACAAGACACAACTGAGCTCAGACAGCAACT GCAGCAGAAACAGCAAAATGTCAACCACCTTGCCAAAGAAACAGACCGATGTGTGAAGGAATTTGGCTCTTTGCCTGTCACAACTGAACAG CGCCAGAGAAAGATCCAGAAAGATCGCCTTATCAATGACTTCTCCAATGCACTGGCCAATTTCCAAAAGACACAGAGGCAGGCTGCTCAGAAAGAGAAGGAGTTTGTTGCCAGAGTCCGTGCCGAGTCCAGAGTGTCG GGTGGCTTTCCTGACGACAGCTTTGGAGGAAATGGAAACTCCTTTGAAAG TGGGGGACAGGCCCAGGTCCAGTCACAGTCCCAGGAGGTGGCCATCACCGAGGAAGAcctgcagctcatccaggagagAGAGACTTCCATCAGACAGCTAGAG TCTGATATTACAGATATAAATGAAATATTTAAGGACTTGGGAATGATGGTCCATGAGCAGGGTGATATGATCG acagtatagaggccAATGTCGAAACTGCCGACCTTCATGTTCAGAATGCCACCCAGCAGTTAGCACAGGCTGCAGACTATCAG CGCAAATCTAGAAAGAAGATCTGCATTCTCATTGTCGTTCTGGTCGTACTTGCTGTTGTCGTTGGTTTAATCATCTGGGCATCAGTTAAAGGATGA